CGACCAACTTGGGCGGAATGCGTTCGTACCCCGCCGAGTAGTAGACCGTGATCTGGGTGTCGAGGGTGAGCGCCTTGTTACCTTGACCGCCGGGCTCGATCTTGGTGACGAGATCGCGCTGGAGCTGCGACTCGGTGTCTTGCTTCGGCGTGGTGTTGGAGAACCCGGCGTCCTTGATCGCCTTGACCACCTCGTCGACTGGCTGGCCCCTGAGTCCCGTGGGCAGCGTCTTCTTGACCGGGCCCTTACTGACGACCAGGTCGACCTCCTTGCCCTCCTCGATGTCTTCGCCCTCGCCGGGGGTGGACTCGATCACTGATCCCTGGGGCACGTCCTCGTCGGTCTGACGCGATGTATCGCCGACCTCGAGCTGCTGGGTCCTGATCCGTTCCTTGGCCTGCCGTACGGGCACGCCCTCGACCATCGGGACCGTAGTCATTTTGGGACCGTCGCTACCGCTGTCGCCGCCCGTCAGATCGTCGCGGAACGCGTACGCCGCGCCGGCGATGACGGCGAGCACCAGCAGGATCACCAGGATCCACGGCCACTTGCGGCGCTTACGCTCCTCCTCGTACGGCTCCTGCGGCGGGGGTGCGGCCGCCGGGATCGTCGAGGTGGCGTCCTGCTGCGGCGGCTGGGCCATCGGCATAGCCGCGATCGGCGTGGTCATCGTCGGACCGGCGACATCGAGCCCGGCGAGAACGCGTTCGATATCGGCGCGCATCTCGGCCGCGCCTTGGTAACGGTCTTCGGTGCGCTTGGTGAGCGCCTTCAGCACCACGGCATCCATCGCCGGGGTGACCTCGGGGTTGAACTGCGACGGCGCGGGCGGCTCCTCGCGTACGTGCTGGTACGCGACCGAGACGGGGCTGTCGCCGACGAACGGCGGACGGCCGGTGAGCAGCTCGAACAGCAGGCAGCCGGTCGAGTAGATATCGCTCCTGGCGTCGACCTGCTCGCCGCGGGCCTGTTCGGGGGAGAGGTACTGTGCGGTGCCGACGACGGCAGCCGTCTGCGTCATGGCCGACGACGAGTCGGCGATCGCGCGGGCGATGCCGAAGTCCATCACCTTGACTTGGCCCGACGGCGTCAGCATCACGTTGGCGGGCTTGATGTCGCGGTGCACGATGCCGGCGCGGTGGCTGTAGTCGAGGGCGCCGAGAATATCGGCGGTGATGTCGAGCGCGCGTTGCGGCAGGATCTTGCGATCCTGGCGCAGCACCTCGCGCAGGGTCTGACCCTCGACGAGCTCCATCACGATGTACGGAACGCTCTGGCCGTCCGGGCCGGTCTCCTCGCCGGTGTCGTAGACCGCGACGATGGACGGATGGTTCAGGGACGCCGCCGACTGCGCCTCGCGGTGGAAGCGCGCCTGGAACGTCGGATCACTGGCCAGGTCGTTGCGCAGACGCTTGATCGCGACTGTACGACCCAGGCGCAGGTCGCGGCCGACGCGTACGTCGGCCATGCCTCCGCGCCCGAGTAAGCCCCCGACCTCATACCGATCGCCCAGGCGACCGACCTGGTCGGCCCCCATCGGGGGACCCTGGGGTGGTTCAGTCATCGATGCGTCCGTCCATTGTCTCGTGCTTCGTACGTGCGTCCGGGATCAGTGGTGATCACTCGATCACCGCCTTGGCGACCTGGTTGGCGATCGGTCCCGCATACCCGCCGCCCGTCACTGTGCCCGGTGATCCGTAGTCCAGCGGCGGGTCGACCATCACCGCAACCGCGACCTTGGGATCGTCGGCCGGTGCGAACTCGACGAACCAGGAGTACGGCGACTGGCCCTCGCCGCGCTGTGCCGTGCCGGTCTTGGCGCCGACTTCGACCCCCGGAATCTCGGCGACGCCAACGGCGGTACCTTCTGTGGCGGTGTCGACGAGCATGCCCTGCAGCTCCTTCGCGTCGCCTTCTGACATCGCGGGCTGATCATCGATCGGATGCGGATCGGCCTTGTCGAGCGTGTCGAAATCGGGGGAGCGTACCTCGTCGACGACGTACGGCTCCATCACTTCACCGTCATTGGCGACGCCGGCCGTGACCATCGCCATCTGCAGCGGGGTCGCGGCGATGTCCTGTTGGCCGATTCCGGACTTCGCGAGGAGGTCCTCGTTATCGGTCATGCTCGGCGCACCCTCGACGGTGAAGCGGCTGTCCTGGGTCGTGAGACCGGAGAGGTAGTCCTGGCCGAAGCCGAACTTCTCAGCCTGCTTCTCGAGGGCGTCCTCGCCCATCTTGACCGCGAGCCAGCCGAAGCTGGTGTTACACGAGTTCATCAAAGCGATGCGCAACGTCGTCTCGTCGCCGCCCGAGCAACTTCCCTCCGAGACGTTCGGCATCGAGTAGCCGTTCACGTCGTACGTCTCGCCGCCATAGACCTTGCTGCCGGACTTCAGGTCGAGCGAGTCGAGTGCGGCCGCCGCGGTGACCAGCTTGAAGGTCGATCCGGGCGGAACCGTCTCGGTCGCCGCCCGGTTGTCCATCGGGCGACTCTTGTCTTCGAGCAACTTCTCGTACGCCTTCTGGGAGGCCTCCAGGTCATGGGTGGCGATGTCGTTCGGGTTGTACGACGGGCGGTTCACCATCGCGAGAACGGCGCCGGTCTTCGGATCGAGCGCGACGACCGAACCCTTGAAACCAGGACCGAATCGGTCGAGGTCGGCCAGACCCTCCTGCGCGACCTTCTGCGCCTTGGGGTCGATCGTCAGCGTGACGTTGCCGCCCTGCGGCTGGTCGTTGCCGACGAGGTCGACGACGCGGTTCACGAACAACCGGTCGTCGTCTCCGGACAGGATGTCGTTCTCCGAGTGCTCCAGCTGGCTACTGCCGTAGGTATAGGAGTAGAAGCCGGTCAGATGGGCATACAGGTACGGCGAGGGGTACGAGCGCTGGTAGTCGTACTCGTCGTCGCTGTCGACGCTCCTCGCGATCGGGTCGCCGTCGACCAGGATCGGCCCGCGGTCGCGGGAGAACTGCTCATCGAGCACGCGCCGGTTGCCGGCGCGGTCGTTGAGGTCGTCCGCCTGTACGAACTGCACGTAGTTCGCATTCACCAGCAGTGCGAGGAACAGCAGTAGGCATCCGATCGAGAGGATGCGGATCGGTCGGTTCACTTGAGTTTCACCACCTGCGTAGCGTCGTCCTCGTCGAGCGGGGTGACCGCCGGCGCGGGCCGCCGACTCTGGTCACTGATGCGAAGTAGGAGTGCGATCATCGCCCAGTTCACGACGATCGACGAACCGCCGTACGCCATGAACGGCGTCGTCAGACCGGTGAGCGGGATGAGTCGGGTCGCACCGCCGATGACGACGAAGATCTGTAGGGCGAAGGTGATCGCGAGTCCGGTTGCGAGCAACTTGCCGAATGCGTCGCGACAAACCAGTGCGACCCGCAGGCCGCGTTCGACGATGATCCCGTAGACCACGATGACCGCCATCAGCCCGGTGAGGCCGATCTCTTCGCCGAGCGAGGCAGAGATCATGTCGGAGTACGAGAACGGTGTGAGGTTCGGGTCTCCCTGGCCTAGGCCGCGGCCGAGTAGACCACCCCACGCCAACCCGAACATGCCCTGCTGGATCTGGTAGAAGCTGTCGTCGGAGAACGGGTCGAGCCAGCCGTTGATACGGGTCTGCACGTGGCCGAAGGTGAGGTACGCGAAGTACGCGCCGGCCACGAAGATCGAACCTCCGACGACCAACCAACCTGGCCGTTGGGTCGCGACGTACAGCATCACCAGGAACAGACCGAAGAACAGCAGCGAGGACCCGAGATCGCGCTGGAAGACGAGGACGCCGAGGCTGAGTACCCAGGCGACGAGGATCGGCCCGAGGTCGCGCCCGCGCGGGAAGTCGATGCCGGCGAACCGCTTGCCGGCGAGCGCCAATGCGTCGCGGTTGACCACCAGATAGCCGGAGAAGAAGATGACCAGGCACACCTTGGCGAGCTCGCCTGGCTGGAAGCCCATCGGGCCGATCTTGATCCAGATCCGGGCGCCGTTGATCTGCTGCCCGATCCCCGGCAGCAGCGGAAGTACGAGCAGCACGATCGCCGCCAAGCCGAAGGTGTACGTCAGTGCCTGCAGCCGGCGATGGTCAGGGATCAGCATCAGGGTCGCGACGAACCCGATCAGGCCGACGAGGGTCCAGATCAGCTGCTGGTTCGCGAGCGAGCTGTCGCGCTGGAGGTCGATCCGGTAGATCATCGCCAGCCCGAGGCCGTTCAGCATGACCACGCAGGGCAAGAGCACCGGGTCGGCGTACGGCGCGAACCGGCGTACGACGAGATGCGTTGCCACCGCCAGCACGACCATCGAACCGCCGAGCTTGATCACATCGGCGGGGATGGTGCCTTCGACTCCCAGCCCGACTGCGCAGTATGCGCCGATGCCGATGACGAGCGCGAGTCCGAGCAGGAACAGCTCGGCGCCCCGCCGCTTACGGGGTACGAAGGATGGTGTCTGCGTGGCGTTGGCTGTCACTGTCGACCGCCTCCGCCGTTGCGGTTCTTCTTGTTCTTGTTGCTACCGCCGGTCGAGTTGTTCTTGTTCTTGTTCGTGCCCGTCTTGTCCTTGTCCGATTTGCCGGTGGACGACGACTTGTCGGGCTCGGCGCCTTCGCATTCCTCGTCGGCCGAATCGGGGTCGGCGCAGCGCTCGGCCTGCTCCCGCAGGTTGTCGACGACGTTCTGGGCGGCCTCGTAGCTGTTGGCGTCGAGTGCGTCGCGTACCTGCTCCTGGCTGTACGGAGGCAGGCTGTCGACCGTGATGTCGGTCGTCTCCTGCACGTCGCTGAGGTCGAGGCCCGGGACCTCTTGCGGCACCCCGCGGAAGATCGCGACGTACCCGTCGGACTCGGCGACGTAGTACTGGTCCTGTGACCAGTCGTACGCGAGCTTTCCGATCAACGCGAAGATCCCGAGCACCACGGCGAGGGCGATGATCCTTTTCAGCCAGCGAAATCGGCGCGGCGCCTGGGGCGCGTAGCGAAGCTCTTCGGGATCGACGTCGCGACCTCCGCCGCTCGGCGAGTCGTCGGTGTCGGCTGCGTGCTGGGAGCCGACGACGTTCATCGTCGACGTATGCGAGCCACTGCTGCTGCCACGGGGACGCTCGGCGGCCGCACCGACCAGCATGGGTTGGACTCCGGTCGCCGATACCGGGTCCTGCGAGGCGGCATCGGGGTCTACGACCTCACCGATCACGCAGGTGATGTTGTCGGAGCCACCGGCATCGAGGGCGAGGCGTACGAGGTCGACGGCGGCGAGGTCGATGGCCGACGAGCCGAGAACCTCTGCGATCTTGGTGTCGTCGACCATTCCGGAGAGGCCGTCGCTGCAGATGAGGTAGCGGTCGCCGATGCGGGGCTGCAGGCGGGTCAGGTCGGGGTCGCAGTCGTCGCGTCCGAGGAGCACGCGCAAGATGACGGATCGGTGCGGGTGGACACGCGCTTCGTCCTCGCTGATGCGGCCCTCGTCGACCAGGCTCTGCACGAACGTGTGATCGTCGGTGAGCTGGGTGAGCAGGCCGTCCCGCAACCGGTACGCGCGCGAGTCGCCGATGTGGGCCATCGCGATGCCGTCGTCGTCGAACAGCAGTGCAGTGAGGGTCGTACCCATGCCCTCGACGGTCGAGTCGTCTTCGATGATCTCGGCGAGGCGGTCGTTGGCCCGGTGCACGGCGCCGGCGAGAGCCTCCAAAGCGTCGCCCTCGATCGGCTTGTCGAGGCGGGTCATGACATGCATGACCTCGCTCGAGGCGAGATCGCCGGCCGCGGCGCCGCCCATACCGTCGGCGACGATGAGGATGCGTTGGCTGGCGTACCCGGAGTCCTGGTTGACGGTGCGTACGCGACCGACGTCGGACACGGCGACGTAGTGGAGATCGTGGGCCATCGCTCGCTACTTCCGCAGCTCGACGACGGTCTTACCGAGGCGTACGGCGGTCCCGATGGCGATCGGGGTGGGTGAGGTCACGCGGTGACTCCCGATGTAGGTGCCGTTGGTGGACCCGAGATCTTCGACGAACCACTGCTCGCCGTTGGTGGCAAAGCGGGCATGCCGGGTCGAGACGTAGTCGTCGTCGAGCCGGATGGCTGCGTCGGTGCCGCGGCCCAGCAGGATCGGCTGGTCGGCAACGGGCACGCTCTGGCCGGAGTTGGGGCCCTCGGTGATCTGGAGGGTACGCGGGGCACCGCGCGGCTGTTTGCGCGGCTTCGCCGGCTTCTGTGGCTTGGGCTGTTTCGCCGGCTTGGGCGTGGCGCTCTCGACTCGCGCACCGAAGATATCGGAGCGGATGACGGAGACGGCCGAGAGAACGAAGAGCCAGAGGACGGCCAGAAAACCGAGCTTGATCAGCGTCAGGGTGAGCTCGGACATCACACCCCACTCGGATGCTGTGCGTGCGGGTTGCGCACCTTGATGGTCGTGTTGCCCATGCGGATCTCCGATCCGTCTCGCAGCATGGCCTGGGTCACCCGCTGTCCGTCGACGACGATGCCATTGGTGGAGCCTAGGTCCACGACGCTGACGCTCACCTGTTGGCCCATCAACGAGATCCGGATCTCGGCGTGACGCCGGGAAACGCCGGGGTCGTTGATGCGCAGATCGGCGTCAGTGCCGCGACCGAGCACCAGACCGGGCGGCTCGATCGGATGGCGTACGCCGTTGACCTCGATGAGCACCGGAGCCCGGCCGATCGCGGTGTCGGACAGCGACTGGCCGGCGACCGGCGTGACCGATGCCTTCGCTTGGCTGTGCACTCGGAACCGGCCCGTGGACAGGTCGAGCCGCTCCTCGAAGTCGATGCGCAGCGGACCCGCGAGCGTGTAGCGCTGCTCATTGACGTGCTCGTTGACGAGATTGGTCAACTCGGCAGACAGCGTGCCGCCGTACGGTGAGAGTCGCTCGAAGTCGGCCGACGACAGCTCGACGGTGAATGCGTTGGGTACGAGGTAGCGGTTACGCGCGAGCACTTGGGCGGAGTTGTCGATCTCACGCTGCAAGGCGGCCGCGATTTCGACGGGTTGTACCGCGCTGCGAAAGGCGCGCGCGAACGCACCACTGACCGCGTCCTCTAGTCGCTGCTCGAATCGCTGCAGCACTCCCATGGCAACCTCCTCACTCTGCTCGTACGCATGCCAAGACGGGCCTGGCCGCCCGAC
The sequence above is drawn from the Nocardioidaceae bacterium SCSIO 66511 genome and encodes:
- the pknB gene encoding Stk1 family PASTA domain-containing Ser/Thr kinase, whose amino-acid sequence is MTEPPQGPPMGADQVGRLGDRYEVGGLLGRGGMADVRVGRDLRLGRTVAIKRLRNDLASDPTFQARFHREAQSAASLNHPSIVAVYDTGEETGPDGQSVPYIVMELVEGQTLREVLRQDRKILPQRALDITADILGALDYSHRAGIVHRDIKPANVMLTPSGQVKVMDFGIARAIADSSSAMTQTAAVVGTAQYLSPEQARGEQVDARSDIYSTGCLLFELLTGRPPFVGDSPVSVAYQHVREEPPAPSQFNPEVTPAMDAVVLKALTKRTEDRYQGAAEMRADIERVLAGLDVAGPTMTTPIAAMPMAQPPQQDATSTIPAAAPPPQEPYEEERKRRKWPWILVILLVLAVIAGAAYAFRDDLTGGDSGSDGPKMTTVPMVEGVPVRQAKERIRTQQLEVGDTSRQTDEDVPQGSVIESTPGEGEDIEEGKEVDLVVSKGPVKKTLPTGLRGQPVDEVVKAIKDAGFSNTTPKQDTESQLQRDLVTKIEPGGQGNKALTLDTQITVYYSAGYERIPPKLVGKPENFATGLLENKGFEVNIEDDTESTEEEGTVTGVDPEPGSFADPDETTVTLTVSTGENAEDKDDEGNNGDGNDGGNGDGDGNGNGSNNGNGNGNNGDDGEQPGDNGPQARRGLPQDWPFGLAG
- a CDS encoding penicillin-binding protein 2: MNRPIRILSIGCLLLFLALLVNANYVQFVQADDLNDRAGNRRVLDEQFSRDRGPILVDGDPIARSVDSDDEYDYQRSYPSPYLYAHLTGFYSYTYGSSQLEHSENDILSGDDDRLFVNRVVDLVGNDQPQGGNVTLTIDPKAQKVAQEGLADLDRFGPGFKGSVVALDPKTGAVLAMVNRPSYNPNDIATHDLEASQKAYEKLLEDKSRPMDNRAATETVPPGSTFKLVTAAAALDSLDLKSGSKVYGGETYDVNGYSMPNVSEGSCSGGDETTLRIALMNSCNTSFGWLAVKMGEDALEKQAEKFGFGQDYLSGLTTQDSRFTVEGAPSMTDNEDLLAKSGIGQQDIAATPLQMAMVTAGVANDGEVMEPYVVDEVRSPDFDTLDKADPHPIDDQPAMSEGDAKELQGMLVDTATEGTAVGVAEIPGVEVGAKTGTAQRGEGQSPYSWFVEFAPADDPKVAVAVMVDPPLDYGSPGTVTGGGYAGPIANQVAKAVIE
- a CDS encoding FtsW/RodA/SpoVE family cell cycle protein, whose translation is MTANATQTPSFVPRKRRGAELFLLGLALVIGIGAYCAVGLGVEGTIPADVIKLGGSMVVLAVATHLVVRRFAPYADPVLLPCVVMLNGLGLAMIYRIDLQRDSSLANQQLIWTLVGLIGFVATLMLIPDHRRLQALTYTFGLAAIVLLVLPLLPGIGQQINGARIWIKIGPMGFQPGELAKVCLVIFFSGYLVVNRDALALAGKRFAGIDFPRGRDLGPILVAWVLSLGVLVFQRDLGSSLLFFGLFLVMLYVATQRPGWLVVGGSIFVAGAYFAYLTFGHVQTRINGWLDPFSDDSFYQIQQGMFGLAWGGLLGRGLGQGDPNLTPFSYSDMISASLGEEIGLTGLMAVIVVYGIIVERGLRVALVCRDAFGKLLATGLAITFALQIFVVIGGATRLIPLTGLTTPFMAYGGSSIVVNWAMIALLLRISDQSRRPAPAVTPLDEDDATQVVKLK
- a CDS encoding protein phosphatase 2C domain-containing protein, whose translation is MAHDLHYVAVSDVGRVRTVNQDSGYASQRILIVADGMGGAAAGDLASSEVMHVMTRLDKPIEGDALEALAGAVHRANDRLAEIIEDDSTVEGMGTTLTALLFDDDGIAMAHIGDSRAYRLRDGLLTQLTDDHTFVQSLVDEGRISEDEARVHPHRSVILRVLLGRDDCDPDLTRLQPRIGDRYLICSDGLSGMVDDTKIAEVLGSSAIDLAAVDLVRLALDAGGSDNITCVIGEVVDPDAASQDPVSATGVQPMLVGAAAERPRGSSSGSHTSTMNVVGSQHAADTDDSPSGGGRDVDPEELRYAPQAPRRFRWLKRIIALAVVLGIFALIGKLAYDWSQDQYYVAESDGYVAIFRGVPQEVPGLDLSDVQETTDITVDSLPPYSQEQVRDALDANSYEAAQNVVDNLREQAERCADPDSADEECEGAEPDKSSSTGKSDKDKTGTNKNKNNSTGGSNKNKKNRNGGGGRQ
- a CDS encoding FHA domain-containing protein, translated to MSELTLTLIKLGFLAVLWLFVLSAVSVIRSDIFGARVESATPKPAKQPKPQKPAKPRKQPRGAPRTLQITEGPNSGQSVPVADQPILLGRGTDAAIRLDDDYVSTRHARFATNGEQWFVEDLGSTNGTYIGSHRVTSPTPIAIGTAVRLGKTVVELRK
- a CDS encoding DUF3662 and FHA domain-containing protein, encoding MGVLQRFEQRLEDAVSGAFARAFRSAVQPVEIAAALQREIDNSAQVLARNRYLVPNAFTVELSSADFERLSPYGGTLSAELTNLVNEHVNEQRYTLAGPLRIDFEERLDLSTGRFRVHSQAKASVTPVAGQSLSDTAIGRAPVLIEVNGVRHPIEPPGLVLGRGTDADLRINDPGVSRRHAEIRISLMGQQVSVSVVDLGSTNGIVVDGQRVTQAMLRDGSEIRMGNTTIKVRNPHAQHPSGV